The Elgaria multicarinata webbii isolate HBS135686 ecotype San Diego chromosome 1, rElgMul1.1.pri, whole genome shotgun sequence genome has a window encoding:
- the GOLT1A gene encoding vesicle transport protein GOT1A yields MMEITEIQKIGVGLVGFGVFFLLFGVMLYMDSVLLAFGNILFLSGLAIIIGLRRTFGFFFQKQKLKGTSFFLGGILIVLLRWPILGMLLETYGFINLFRSFFPLAFGFLGSIVNIPFLSKLFQKLGDPSSMV; encoded by the exons ATGATGGAGATCACAGAGATCCAGA AGATTGGTGTGGGACTCGTTGGCTTTGGGGTATTCTTCCTCCTTTTCGGAGTGATGCTGTATATGGATTCTGTGCTTCTGGCCTTTGGAAAT ATCCTGTTTCTCTCTGGCCTGGCCATTATCATTGGATTAAGAAGAACCTTTGGGTTCTTcttccagaagcagaagcttaAGGGAACCAGTTTCTTTCTGGGAGGCATACTCATCGTCCTACTGAGGTGGCCAATCCTGGGCATGCTGTTGGAGACCTATGGTTTCATTAACCTCTTCAG gaGTTTTTTCCCACTTGCCTTTGGATTTCTGGGATCTATTGTGAATATCCCATTTTTGAGCAAG CTGTTCCAGAAACTTGGAGACCCCAGCTCCATGGTATAA